One Streptomyces sp. ML-6 DNA segment encodes these proteins:
- a CDS encoding rhodanese-like domain-containing protein gives MSAERTVQSITPAVLRKLTEEGRAPRLLDVRTPAEFRTAHIPGACNVPLHVLREHRAELLPHLDEDVVLVCRSGSRAAGAERLLAEAGLTNLRVLAGGMNAWEAASAPVEWGPERWDMERQVRLVAGSIVLTTGLVGILVPGVHLVGTAVGAGLTYAAISNSCAMGVLLSKLPYNRGPRTDIGAVIAQLRGAR, from the coding sequence ATGAGTGCCGAGCGCACCGTTCAGTCCATCACCCCTGCCGTACTGCGCAAACTCACCGAGGAAGGCCGTGCGCCGCGTCTGCTGGACGTGCGCACCCCCGCCGAGTTCCGCACCGCCCACATTCCCGGCGCGTGCAACGTTCCGCTTCACGTCCTGCGCGAGCACCGCGCGGAACTGCTTCCCCACCTCGACGAGGACGTCGTGCTCGTCTGCCGCTCGGGAAGCCGTGCCGCCGGGGCCGAGCGGCTGCTCGCCGAGGCCGGCCTGACGAATCTCCGCGTCCTGGCCGGGGGCATGAACGCCTGGGAGGCGGCGAGCGCGCCCGTGGAGTGGGGCCCCGAGCGCTGGGACATGGAGCGCCAGGTCCGCCTGGTCGCCGGGTCGATCGTCCTCACCACCGGTCTCGTCGGCATTCTCGTGCCCGGCGTCCACCTCGTCGGAACGGCGGTCGGCGCGGGCCTGACCTACGCGGCGATCAGCAACTCCTGCGCCATGGGCGTCCTGCTCTCCAAGCTCCCGTACAACCGCGGCCCCCGCACCGACATCGGCGCGGTGATCGCGCAGCTGCGGGGCGCGCGGTGA
- a CDS encoding rhodanese-like domain-containing protein yields the protein MFFTQYYLDCLSQASYMIADEGTGRAVVVDPRRDVSEYLADARARGLTVVGVINTHFHADFVAGHLEMADATGAWIGYGHRAETEYPIRKLAEGERISLGDVTLEIMETPGHTPESISVLVYERADDTVPYGVLTGDALFIGDVGRPDLLASVGVTAEELGGMLHDSVQNKLMSLPDEVRVFPAHGAGSACGKNLSTEKQSTIGEQRATNYACAPMGREEFVALVTAGQPAAPGYFAYDAELNRKDRVRYDATAATRPLTLEEFAGLREGGAVVVDARDPQEFAAGHLRGAVNVPADGRFAEQAGTVLDPAGELVVMAPQNREEEVVTRLARIGFDRVAGYLRNPEDALRAMEDEVTPASRLTAAHLKAALAGDNPPVVVDVRTCGEREANGFIPEALHIPLSELAARAAELPTDRPLVLHCAGGHRSSIAASLLRHRGAEDVSDILGGYAAWALAAESTGA from the coding sequence GTGTTCTTCACCCAGTACTACCTCGACTGCCTCTCCCAGGCGTCGTACATGATCGCCGACGAGGGGACCGGTCGGGCGGTGGTCGTCGACCCGCGTCGTGACGTCTCCGAGTACCTGGCCGACGCCCGCGCCCGGGGCCTCACCGTGGTCGGCGTCATCAACACCCACTTCCACGCCGACTTCGTCGCCGGCCACCTGGAGATGGCGGACGCGACCGGCGCCTGGATCGGCTACGGCCACCGCGCCGAGACCGAGTACCCCATCCGCAAGCTGGCGGAGGGCGAGCGGATCTCCCTCGGTGACGTCACTCTGGAGATCATGGAGACCCCGGGACACACCCCGGAGTCGATCAGCGTCCTCGTGTACGAGCGGGCCGACGACACCGTCCCGTACGGCGTCCTGACCGGCGACGCGCTCTTCATCGGCGACGTCGGCCGCCCCGACCTGCTCGCCTCCGTGGGCGTGACCGCCGAGGAACTGGGCGGGATGCTCCACGACAGCGTCCAGAACAAGCTGATGTCCCTGCCCGACGAGGTCCGCGTCTTCCCCGCGCACGGCGCCGGCTCCGCCTGCGGCAAGAACCTCTCGACGGAGAAGCAGTCGACCATCGGTGAGCAGCGCGCCACCAACTACGCCTGCGCCCCGATGGGTCGCGAGGAGTTCGTCGCGCTCGTCACCGCCGGCCAGCCCGCCGCGCCCGGCTACTTCGCCTACGACGCGGAGCTCAACCGCAAGGACCGCGTCCGCTACGACGCGACGGCGGCGACCCGGCCCCTGACGCTGGAGGAGTTCGCCGGGCTGAGGGAGGGCGGTGCGGTCGTCGTCGACGCCCGTGACCCGCAGGAGTTCGCCGCCGGGCACCTGCGCGGCGCGGTCAACGTGCCCGCCGACGGCCGGTTCGCCGAACAGGCCGGCACCGTCCTCGACCCGGCCGGCGAACTGGTCGTCATGGCACCGCAGAACCGCGAGGAGGAGGTCGTCACCCGCCTCGCCCGCATCGGCTTCGACCGGGTGGCGGGCTACCTGCGCAACCCCGAGGACGCCCTCAGGGCGATGGAGGACGAGGTCACCCCCGCCAGCCGCCTCACCGCCGCGCACCTGAAGGCCGCCCTCGCCGGCGACAACCCGCCCGTCGTCGTGGACGTCCGCACCTGCGGCGAGCGCGAGGCCAACGGCTTCATCCCCGAGGCCCTGCACATCCCGCTGAGCGAACTGGCCGCGCGGGCGGCCGAACTCCCCACCGACCGGCCGCTCGTCCTGCACTGCGCCGGCGGCCACCGCTCCTCCATCGCGGCCAGCCTCCTGCGCCACCGCGGTGCCGAGGACGTCTCCGACATCCTCGGCGGCTACGCGGCCTGGGCCCTCGCCGCGGAATCCACCGGCGCCTGA
- a CDS encoding rhodanese-like domain-containing protein: protein MCEVDLEVFAAELAAGAFVIDVREPDEYLAGHVPGVHSAPLSAFDSVPYALPTGGPVYVICVSGNRSLWAAAQLVARGVDALSVTDGTAGWARTGRPLVSGADA from the coding sequence ATGTGTGAAGTGGACCTGGAGGTCTTCGCCGCGGAACTGGCCGCCGGCGCGTTCGTCATCGACGTCCGTGAGCCCGACGAGTACCTGGCCGGGCATGTGCCGGGTGTCCACAGCGCACCGCTGTCCGCGTTCGACTCCGTCCCCTACGCCCTGCCCACGGGCGGGCCGGTGTACGTGATCTGCGTGAGCGGCAACCGGAGTCTGTGGGCCGCCGCGCAGCTCGTGGCCCGCGGGGTCGACGCGCTCTCGGTCACGGACGGCACCGCGGGCTGGGCCCGGACAGGCCGGCCGCTGGTGAGCGGCGCGGACGCCTGA
- a CDS encoding YnfA family protein: protein MLVARSVALFVVAALFEIGGAWLVWQGIREHKGWIWIGAGVIALGLYGVVATLQSDDNFGRILAAYGGIFVAGSIVWGMVADGYRPDRFDVIGALVCLAGMAVIMYAPRGH, encoded by the coding sequence GTGCTCGTCGCCCGTTCCGTCGCCCTGTTCGTCGTCGCCGCCCTGTTCGAGATCGGAGGCGCCTGGCTGGTGTGGCAGGGCATCCGCGAGCACAAGGGCTGGATCTGGATCGGCGCCGGTGTCATCGCGCTCGGCCTGTACGGGGTGGTGGCCACCCTCCAGTCCGACGACAACTTCGGGCGCATCCTGGCCGCGTACGGCGGGATCTTCGTCGCGGGGTCGATCGTCTGGGGCATGGTCGCCGATGGCTACCGCCCCGACCGTTTCGACGTCATCGGTGCCCTGGTGTGCCTCGCCGGGATGGCTGTGATCATGTACGCCCCGCGCGGCCACTGA
- a CDS encoding MFS transporter encodes MLAAFTFNTAENLPVGLLELIAESLQVSTSAVGLLVTGYGVTVAVASLPLAHAMRAVPRRHVLTGVLAALVVSSLVAALATSYWLLLAARLLTALAQALFWAVMGPVAVGLFLPSVRGRVVGALSVAGSLALVLGVPAGTWLGQQSRWEVPVGIPAALGLLSLVTVAVLLPTSRPEEESAAYATNPDARRFGIVLAAGTLSAAGAFTGFTYIVKFLGDVSGFSPSAVSALLMLFGIACLAGVGITGAVLDRFPQSALTTAVTVQVVGMLGLYAAGPHPVAAVVFLALMGGALGPVFMATQNEMLRCAPGRTDIALAANSGAYNAGLAAGAALGGLVLPLADVRGTFLVGGLLAVGACAVLLLGGRLLPGQNHRSRASA; translated from the coding sequence ATGCTCGCCGCGTTCACCTTCAACACCGCGGAGAACCTGCCGGTCGGCCTTCTGGAACTCATCGCCGAAAGCCTGCAGGTGTCCACGTCGGCGGTCGGTCTCCTGGTCACCGGGTACGGCGTGACGGTGGCCGTCGCGTCCCTGCCGCTCGCCCACGCCATGCGGGCCGTGCCCCGGCGGCATGTGCTCACGGGGGTGCTGGCCGCGCTGGTGGTGTCCAGTCTCGTCGCGGCGCTGGCCACCTCCTACTGGCTGCTCCTCGCGGCACGGCTGCTGACCGCACTCGCCCAGGCGTTGTTCTGGGCCGTGATGGGGCCGGTCGCGGTGGGGTTGTTCCTGCCCTCGGTTCGCGGACGTGTGGTCGGGGCGCTGTCGGTCGCCGGTTCGCTCGCCCTCGTGCTCGGTGTTCCCGCCGGTACCTGGCTGGGCCAGCAGAGCCGCTGGGAGGTGCCCGTCGGCATACCGGCGGCCCTGGGGCTTCTCTCCCTCGTGACGGTCGCCGTGCTGCTGCCGACCTCGCGCCCGGAGGAGGAATCCGCCGCCTACGCGACGAATCCCGACGCCCGCAGGTTCGGGATCGTGCTGGCGGCGGGAACCCTGTCCGCCGCCGGGGCGTTCACGGGGTTCACCTACATCGTGAAGTTCCTGGGCGACGTGAGCGGGTTCTCCCCGAGCGCGGTGAGCGCCCTGCTCATGCTCTTCGGCATCGCGTGTCTGGCCGGGGTGGGCATCACCGGGGCGGTGCTGGACCGCTTCCCGCAGTCCGCGCTGACCACCGCCGTGACCGTGCAGGTGGTGGGCATGCTCGGCCTGTACGCCGCCGGTCCCCATCCGGTGGCGGCGGTGGTGTTCCTGGCTCTGATGGGCGGTGCGCTCGGACCGGTGTTCATGGCCACCCAGAACGAGATGCTGCGTTGCGCACCGGGCCGCACCGACATCGCGCTCGCGGCGAACTCCGGCGCTTACAACGCCGGCCTCGCGGCGGGCGCCGCGCTCGGGGGGCTGGTCCTGCCGCTCGCCGATGTGCGCGGCACCTTCCTCGTCGGCGGGCTGCTGGCGGTCGGGGCCTGCGCGGTGCTGCTGCTCGGCGGGCGGCTCCTGCCCGGCCAGAACCATCGGAGCAGGGCCTCGGCCTAG
- a CDS encoding LysR family transcriptional regulator — protein sequence MDVEAMRTFVAVAETGQFRAAADELGISQQAVSKRIATLEKHLEVTLLVRTSRGSRMSPDGQVFLPHAKKVLATVEQAEQAVRPGSRPLRIDVLNRRIAPAQAVYRFHRSHPGMNLDAVTLSKENAAQATHAVLDGTVDVSFRALPAGQVPAGISAERLLDGPLELLVGPGHPLADAPWVRPADLVGHRIWIPGIRPGTEWAAFYQALSETFGLSIDALGPHFGDEALMDALADSASPATLVGSGDRYVWPRPHDLRRIPLREPTPVYTHMLLSRTGDRHPVLTALRDHLRTSRPRTPDNVWAPDWTDR from the coding sequence GTGGATGTTGAAGCGATGCGGACGTTCGTGGCCGTCGCCGAGACCGGCCAGTTCCGGGCGGCGGCGGACGAGCTCGGGATCAGCCAGCAGGCGGTCTCCAAGCGGATCGCGACCCTGGAGAAGCACCTCGAGGTCACCCTCCTGGTGCGTACCTCCCGCGGCTCCCGGATGAGCCCGGACGGGCAGGTCTTCCTGCCGCACGCCAAGAAGGTCCTGGCCACCGTCGAGCAGGCCGAGCAGGCAGTGCGCCCCGGCAGCCGGCCCTTGCGCATCGACGTCCTCAACCGGCGCATTGCTCCTGCCCAGGCCGTCTACCGGTTCCACCGCTCCCATCCCGGGATGAACCTCGACGCCGTCACACTGAGCAAGGAGAACGCCGCGCAGGCCACCCATGCGGTGCTCGACGGGACTGTCGACGTGTCCTTCCGTGCTCTGCCGGCAGGCCAGGTCCCGGCCGGGATCAGCGCCGAACGACTCCTGGACGGACCACTGGAGCTCCTGGTCGGCCCCGGCCATCCGCTGGCGGACGCGCCCTGGGTCAGGCCTGCGGACCTGGTGGGCCACCGCATCTGGATCCCCGGGATCAGACCCGGCACGGAGTGGGCGGCGTTCTACCAGGCGCTGTCCGAGACCTTCGGTCTGAGCATCGACGCGCTCGGCCCCCACTTCGGTGACGAGGCCCTGATGGACGCGCTGGCCGACTCGGCCTCGCCGGCCACCCTCGTCGGCAGCGGGGACCGGTACGTGTGGCCCCGGCCCCACGACCTGCGACGCATCCCGTTGCGCGAACCGACCCCGGTGTACACGCACATGCTGCTGTCCCGTACCGGAGACCGGCACCCCGTGCTGACCGCGCTGCGCGACCATCTGCGCACCTCAAGGCCGCGCACCCCGGACAACGTGTGGGCACCGGACTGGACAGACCGCTGA
- a CDS encoding sugar O-acetyltransferase — protein sequence MYVRKPEFARHVERVMEVTDATSRLNVLPFSDAEGRAELLSVVFGGPLPESVTIYPPFFTECGLNTTFGENVFVNQGCTFMDKGGIRIGNNVMIAPKVNLITGGHPLPLAERREYLSLAPIVIEDDVWIGAGATITQGVTIGAGTVVAAGAVVTRDVPAHTLVAGVPARAIKTID from the coding sequence ATGTATGTCCGGAAGCCCGAGTTCGCACGCCATGTGGAACGGGTCATGGAGGTGACCGACGCGACGTCCCGGCTGAACGTGCTGCCGTTCAGCGACGCCGAAGGCCGTGCCGAACTGCTTTCTGTTGTGTTCGGCGGCCCGCTCCCGGAGTCGGTGACGATCTACCCGCCGTTCTTCACCGAGTGCGGGTTGAACACGACGTTCGGGGAGAACGTCTTCGTCAACCAGGGATGCACGTTCATGGACAAGGGAGGGATCCGCATCGGGAACAATGTCATGATCGCCCCGAAGGTCAATCTCATCACCGGGGGACACCCTCTGCCCCTCGCCGAGCGCCGCGAGTACCTCTCCCTCGCCCCGATCGTCATCGAGGACGACGTCTGGATCGGTGCGGGAGCAACGATCACGCAGGGAGTGACCATCGGCGCCGGCACGGTGGTCGCCGCAGGCGCGGTAGTCACCCGTGATGTTCCTGCCCACACCCTGGTCGCGGGAGTTCCCGCCCGGGCCATCAAGACGATCGACTGA
- a CDS encoding DUF4132 domain-containing protein has translation MQSLPDGSDGSVRGEEVPGASGGTVVFPDEETFEVPSSWRRLVHPRRGGFPQPVPDLDPDAGQVAAKGLAEESRWLEEMLSSPDSDPEIVAATRAHLAGSPNPLGAAAVAAVSLRWDHRPGVLVDAWVLAHGLSFAARAVVEYIDIEAMWTQHGSVRSDSRLLRRPADGSADHYWARPRFADRMRALIAVSGDEEYEQVVSDLAGCRTGLRRRCAVSYLVPGEQHWVDECCAEADGAGATLRAMLLCSLGSPEQIEKFPRSVNLPWNGWDMELVATLAEGVGQAVAPLLTEALATAPGADRTRTVARALVALPTDDAFRVLLSHADDKHVRTSLVAAMDRYPVRALRLLAEAASAPGGQDRAAQSADRMLAHHVMTHRALVKAALPGLAPGVAAQVEPLLDEVDRVADAPAEALPALLVDPPWTRKRAKAPEKREAARIPTAPGPKAVWQPGEREKWSAMPAWLARRDFPAEQWTERLEKARGDRGWNHLAQCAHLFLHGPEDEARQAVRAYRPAGGFGNPDVLRPLAARFGTDVLHLVLEASADFSVKLGDLVLPFLSTEVAARIGDWLIRLKSANATARGWLGRHGLAAVPYLLPQAVGPTGPARNGAETALKVIAQKHGVDAVREAAATAGGPEAASIVAEILDGDPMAFALPKRMPAVGPWADPGLLPQILLKDGGALPVGAARHVLTMLALSKPHGVYPGIAVLKEHCTPASLAAFAWGLFEQWQFVGTPAKESWVLHALGLLGDDDTVRRLSPLLRAWPGEGSHKRAVDGLDVLAAIGSDVALMHLHGISQRVKFKGLKARAQEKIAEVADGLGLTGEQLGDRLVPDFGLDADGSTVIDYGTRRFTVGFDEQLRPYVKDADGTVRKALPAPGVKDDQTLAPTERKRFATLKKDVRTVASDQVRRLEQAMVTQRSWTDDEFRELFVDHPLMRHLVRRLVWTGETGGAVTTFRVAEDSTFADAEDELLTLPEGATVRLAHPLHLGGERDTWAELFADYEILQPFPQLGRPVHALTGEEAAGHRLARFEGATVPVGKLLGLTKRGWERGTPQDAGVECWISRPAGPGRYLVIDLDPGIAVGMVNELGDQTLEAVRIDSSPDYYRTGDDHPLRLGDLDPVLASELLADLTEVTAG, from the coding sequence GTGCAGAGCTTGCCGGACGGGAGCGACGGTTCGGTGCGGGGCGAGGAGGTGCCCGGCGCTTCCGGTGGGACGGTGGTGTTCCCGGACGAGGAGACCTTCGAGGTGCCGTCGTCCTGGCGGCGGCTCGTGCATCCGCGGCGCGGCGGCTTCCCGCAGCCTGTGCCGGACCTGGACCCGGACGCCGGACAGGTGGCGGCGAAGGGCCTCGCCGAGGAGTCCCGCTGGCTGGAGGAGATGCTCTCCTCGCCGGACAGCGATCCGGAGATCGTCGCCGCCACCCGCGCCCACCTGGCCGGCAGCCCGAATCCGCTGGGCGCCGCCGCGGTGGCGGCCGTGTCGCTGCGCTGGGACCACCGCCCCGGCGTGCTCGTGGACGCCTGGGTGCTGGCCCACGGCCTGTCCTTCGCCGCCCGGGCGGTCGTCGAGTACATCGACATCGAGGCGATGTGGACACAGCACGGCTCCGTCCGCTCGGACTCCCGGCTGCTGCGCCGCCCCGCCGACGGTTCGGCCGACCACTACTGGGCGCGGCCCCGGTTCGCCGACCGGATGCGCGCCCTGATCGCCGTGTCCGGGGACGAGGAGTACGAGCAGGTCGTCTCCGACCTCGCCGGTTGCCGGACCGGCCTGCGTCGCCGCTGCGCGGTGTCCTACCTGGTGCCCGGCGAGCAGCACTGGGTCGACGAGTGCTGCGCGGAGGCGGACGGGGCCGGGGCGACCCTGCGCGCGATGCTGTTGTGCTCACTCGGTTCCCCGGAACAGATCGAGAAGTTCCCGCGCTCGGTGAACCTGCCGTGGAACGGCTGGGACATGGAGCTGGTCGCCACCCTGGCCGAGGGCGTCGGCCAGGCGGTCGCACCGCTTCTGACGGAGGCGCTCGCCACGGCACCGGGCGCCGACCGGACCCGCACGGTGGCCCGTGCCCTGGTCGCGCTGCCGACCGACGACGCCTTCCGTGTACTGCTGTCCCACGCGGACGACAAGCACGTCCGCACGAGCCTGGTCGCGGCGATGGACCGCTACCCGGTGCGGGCCCTCCGGCTGCTCGCCGAGGCGGCCTCGGCCCCGGGCGGCCAGGACCGGGCGGCGCAGTCGGCCGACCGCATGCTCGCCCACCACGTCATGACCCACCGCGCGTTGGTGAAGGCCGCCCTGCCGGGGCTGGCGCCCGGGGTCGCGGCCCAAGTGGAGCCGCTGCTCGACGAAGTCGACCGCGTCGCGGACGCCCCCGCCGAGGCCCTGCCCGCGCTCCTGGTCGATCCGCCGTGGACGCGCAAGCGGGCGAAGGCCCCCGAGAAGCGGGAGGCCGCCCGGATCCCCACGGCTCCCGGACCGAAGGCCGTGTGGCAGCCCGGCGAGCGGGAGAAGTGGTCGGCCATGCCGGCCTGGCTGGCCCGGCGTGACTTCCCGGCCGAGCAGTGGACCGAGCGCCTCGAGAAGGCGCGCGGGGACCGAGGGTGGAATCACCTGGCCCAGTGCGCCCACCTGTTCCTGCACGGCCCCGAGGACGAGGCCCGGCAGGCCGTACGCGCGTACAGGCCCGCGGGGGGTTTCGGGAACCCCGATGTGCTCAGGCCGCTCGCCGCCCGGTTCGGGACCGACGTCCTGCACCTGGTGCTCGAGGCGTCCGCGGACTTCTCCGTGAAGCTGGGCGACCTGGTCCTGCCGTTCCTCAGTACCGAGGTCGCCGCACGGATCGGCGACTGGCTGATCCGCCTGAAGTCGGCCAACGCCACGGCCCGCGGCTGGCTGGGGCGCCACGGCCTCGCTGCCGTCCCCTACCTGCTGCCGCAGGCGGTCGGCCCGACGGGCCCCGCCCGCAACGGCGCGGAGACGGCCCTGAAGGTCATCGCCCAGAAGCACGGTGTCGACGCGGTCCGCGAGGCCGCCGCCACGGCCGGGGGACCGGAGGCGGCGAGCATCGTCGCGGAGATCCTGGACGGCGACCCGATGGCGTTCGCCCTGCCCAAGAGGATGCCCGCGGTGGGCCCCTGGGCCGATCCCGGACTGCTGCCGCAGATCCTCCTGAAGGACGGCGGCGCGCTCCCCGTCGGGGCGGCCCGTCACGTCCTCACCATGCTCGCCCTCTCGAAACCGCACGGCGTCTACCCGGGCATCGCCGTACTGAAGGAGCACTGCACCCCCGCTTCCCTCGCGGCGTTCGCCTGGGGCCTGTTCGAGCAGTGGCAGTTCGTCGGCACGCCGGCCAAGGAGAGCTGGGTGCTGCACGCCCTCGGCCTGCTCGGGGACGACGACACGGTGCGCCGCCTGAGCCCGCTGCTGCGGGCCTGGCCCGGCGAGGGCTCCCACAAGCGCGCGGTCGACGGCCTCGACGTGCTCGCGGCCATCGGCAGCGACGTGGCGCTGATGCATCTGCACGGCATCTCGCAGCGGGTGAAGTTCAAGGGCCTCAAGGCCCGCGCCCAGGAAAAGATCGCGGAGGTGGCCGACGGACTCGGCCTCACCGGCGAGCAGTTGGGCGACCGCCTCGTCCCGGACTTCGGCCTGGACGCCGACGGCAGCACCGTCATCGACTACGGCACCCGACGGTTCACGGTCGGTTTCGACGAGCAGCTGCGACCGTACGTGAAGGACGCCGACGGCACGGTCCGCAAGGCCCTGCCCGCACCCGGGGTGAAGGACGACCAGACGCTCGCACCGACCGAGCGGAAGCGGTTCGCGACGCTGAAGAAGGACGTCCGCACGGTCGCGTCCGACCAGGTGCGGCGGCTCGAACAGGCGATGGTGACCCAACGGTCCTGGACGGACGACGAGTTCCGGGAACTGTTCGTGGACCACCCGCTGATGAGGCATCTGGTACGCCGCCTGGTGTGGACGGGCGAGACGGGCGGCGCGGTGACGACGTTCCGCGTGGCCGAGGACAGCACCTTCGCCGACGCCGAGGACGAGTTGCTGACCCTGCCGGAGGGGGCGACGGTACGGCTCGCCCACCCGCTGCACCTGGGTGGGGAACGGGACACCTGGGCGGAGCTGTTCGCGGACTACGAGATCCTGCAGCCGTTCCCGCAGCTGGGCCGCCCCGTGCACGCCCTCACCGGGGAGGAGGCCGCCGGACACCGGCTGGCCCGCTTCGAGGGGGCCACCGTCCCGGTCGGCAAGCTCCTCGGCCTGACCAAGCGCGGCTGGGAACGCGGCACACCGCAGGACGCCGGCGTGGAGTGCTGGATATCCCGGCCGGCCGGCCCGGGCCGGTACCTGGTCATCGACCTCGACCCGGGCATAGCCGTCGGCATGGTCAACGAACTCGGGGACCAGACCCTGGAAGCGGTCCGGATCGACAGTTCGCCCGACTACTACCGCACGGGCGACGACCACCCGCTGCGCCTCGGCGACCTCGACCCGGTGCTGGCCTCCGAACTGCTCGCCGACCTCACCGAGGTGACGGCGGGATGA
- a CDS encoding glutamate ABC transporter substrate-binding protein, whose protein sequence is MTSPHNGFHTSMVNVRRPFLLLSIAVMLSLVGLALPALHGTDANTSDGDQSTSQAPPPSKPECTTVKDSLRPEGVLPKPGAMPSGSTMAKIYARGRLIAGVDQGKYLLGYRNPQTGQLEGADIDIVHKIAQAIFGDPNKVQFVVRDVADRARMIEQEQVDIVVNTFSATCVRQRTVEFSSAYYNATQRLLVPTGSDVKEVEQLAGEKLCTSKGSTTEATLRKLPVRLDVVTLPSIPDCVVALQQSKVAAVSSDDGILAGMAAQDPQTKVVGRSLANAYYGVGMSPEQPDLVRFVNKLLERDRADGSLAASARKWLGKELHPVPAIPPAAYRD, encoded by the coding sequence ATGACCAGTCCCCACAACGGTTTCCACACGTCGATGGTCAACGTCCGGCGCCCGTTCCTCCTCCTTTCCATCGCCGTCATGCTCTCCCTCGTCGGGCTCGCGCTGCCCGCGTTGCACGGCACCGACGCGAACACGAGCGACGGCGACCAGAGCACGTCGCAGGCGCCGCCGCCGTCGAAGCCCGAGTGCACGACCGTGAAGGACAGCCTGCGCCCCGAGGGTGTGCTGCCCAAGCCGGGTGCCATGCCGTCCGGGTCGACGATGGCAAAGATTTACGCACGCGGACGGCTGATTGCGGGCGTCGACCAGGGCAAGTACCTGCTCGGCTACCGCAACCCGCAGACCGGGCAGCTCGAAGGCGCCGACATCGACATCGTCCACAAGATCGCCCAGGCGATCTTCGGCGACCCGAACAAGGTCCAGTTCGTGGTGCGCGACGTGGCCGACCGGGCGCGGATGATCGAGCAGGAGCAGGTCGACATCGTGGTCAACACATTCAGCGCCACTTGCGTACGGCAGCGCACGGTCGAGTTCTCCAGCGCGTACTACAACGCGACGCAGCGGTTGCTGGTGCCGACCGGTTCCGACGTCAAGGAAGTGGAGCAGCTGGCGGGCGAGAAGCTCTGCACTTCCAAGGGGTCCACGACCGAGGCCACGTTGCGGAAGCTGCCGGTGCGGTTGGACGTGGTGACGTTGCCCAGCATCCCGGACTGCGTGGTCGCGCTGCAGCAGAGCAAGGTCGCCGCCGTGTCCAGCGACGACGGAATACTGGCAGGGATGGCGGCGCAGGACCCGCAGACCAAGGTGGTCGGGCGGTCACTCGCCAACGCGTACTACGGTGTCGGGATGAGCCCCGAGCAGCCCGATCTGGTGCGGTTCGTGAACAAGCTGCTGGAACGGGATCGTGCCGACGGGAGCTTGGCGGCCAGCGCGCGGAAGTGGCTGGGGAAGGAGTTGCACCCGGTGCCCGCAATCCCGCCCGCCGCTTACCGCGACTGA